The sequence below is a genomic window from Humulus lupulus chromosome 3, drHumLupu1.1, whole genome shotgun sequence.
ctactaaaaagaatttcgtcctcaaaatttacttaccaaataactccggataccggcttaTGGGTGAGCCACTGGGGAGAAGCTCTTCGTAATACCATGCCTAGCACAAAAATTAGtaaatagatcactatcaaactgtgttcCGTTATCATATACTATCGTTTTTGGCTGACCATAGCAATAGATgatgttcttcaccacaaagtctaacactttctttgacGTGATTGTGACTAATGGTTCAActtcagtccacttagtaaaataatccacTGCAACGACTACGAACTGCACTCATCCTTTCCCTTTAGGTAGCCTTCTGATCaggtcaatgccccatactgcaaagggccagggactctgcatttgttttaaaatatttggaGGTGCCTTGGGTATTTTAGAAAAtatctgacacttatcacatttcctCACATACTTCATGGAgtcctcgttcattgtaggccagaaaaatcatTGTCGTAAAATCTTTTTAGAGAGACTTTGCCCcttagtgtgatctccgcaaaatccctccTGTACTTCGGCTAACAAGTTCTTCGACTGGTCGGGTGTCACACACCTTAgcagtggcatagagtacccccTTCTATATAACACTCCTTCCATCATGACATACCGAGCAGCCTGTCTCATCGTCCTTTTGGCATCATTGCGGTTCTCTGGTAAAGTCCCTTGCTCGAGGTACGTGATGataggtgtcatccaagtgtcagccacaGTAATTGGCATTGCTTCCTGCTTGGTAATACTTGGGCTCGCTAAGTATTCAActtggtactatattcagagtgtcagcatccttcgcactggCTAATTTTGCCAAGGcgtctgcgttagagttctgctctcgTGGCACCAACTTGATCGTGTACTCTACAACACTAGatgtaattattaaatatttagtgttgtattatatattattataataataataattatattttataatatttaaatttatattaatataattattatatatatatatgtaatcttatttttagttagtttccGTTATCTACATTTTATTCATTTATCAATGTAAAGCACAATGGAAGTATACTTTCCTACAGCACCATCTCCACAATATGCAATATTAAATCCTATTTGGATGAGAATATATAGCATTATTGACAATTAAAAAAACATCACAACCAGTCATTAGAAGGCAACTATTTTGTCAATAGTAATTCCTGGGAAGGACTAAAATTTTTcccttaaaatatatttataaaaaatcaaTAACAGGTTACAAAAAAAGTCGTGAACCCAAGAATAAAGACAACTTCTTGAGGGAGAAAAAGAACAAAgccaatcacatatatataataacacAATATATTTGTTTTAAGTGATTACATTTTTTGTCTCCAGTTCATTCTCACCCAAATAAAATAACACAATATCTGTTAAATGTATCAAACTTGAGATCTCAATGTATGCATATCTGTTTCAAGAGATAATTTATGTATGAGAGCTCATCATCATCACTGgtatcaaaaaataaataagccAAATAAagtgatatatataaatattatcattACTTTGGGTGCCTaccattttataaatattattattgtcAGGAAAAACTTTACAGCAATGGCTTCCTCTCAGCCATCTGAAACCATTAGCAATTTCTATGAAACTACCTGCATGGATTCGGAGCTGTTCCTGGCTGCAGCCAATGGCCAATTGGATGTCTTCACAGCCCTTGACTTAGTATATATATTGACCCCAGAAAAGAATACAGTCCTCCATGTCAATATAATTACTTCAGAAAGCACTGATATATCCTTCGCTGTGGGGATAGTGGAGATGTGTCCACCACTGTTGCAGCAAACCAATGCAAGAGGAGAGACTCCCTTACTCTTGGCAGCGAGGTACGGCCGTCACTGTATTGTTGAGTTTCTTATTAATCGTGCCAAAACCTTGTTTGAACAAGATGACCTCGAGAAGGCCAACGCCGCAGTGAATAATGAAGTGTTCAAACAAATTATGAGGATTCCTAATCAAAATAAGGACACTGCGTTGCACGAGGCTGTACGGTTCAACCATCTTGAGGTTGTACGTATATTGACTAAAGAAGACCCTCATTTCCCATATTCGACTAATGAAGATGGGGAGACTCCACTTTACTTAGCCGTCGAGGGAGGCCTAGGGTACCTGGGATTGGCTGATGAAATACTACAAAATTGCCCCTCGCCGGCCACTAGTGGACCAAAAGGCAGAACTGTACTCCATGTTGCTGTTACTCTGTGTAAGGAATATGATTGAATGAGTAAAATGATGTAATTCTCATTGAATTAAACAGTAAATTACAGAGCAATTATATACAAGGGTTAGTTAGATGCTAGCTGTACAAATCAGTTACAAGAACTGTACAATAACAGAATGGTTGTTAGAACAGTGTTAACTAACTAATGCTAACTAATCctaacatcccccctcaaactTAGAGGGGATAGAATAGACACTCTAAGTTTGTGCCGAAGAGATTCAAAACGAGCAGCGGTAAGAGGCTTTGTGAGCACATCAGCAACTTGGTCAGATGAAGAGATATGCTTGATAATGAGTTGTTTGTTGGACACCCTTTCACGAACAAAATAGAGATCCAACTCAATGTGTTTAGTCCGAGCATGCTGTATTGGATTTGCAGCCATGAGAACCGTGCTTAAATTGTCACACCAAACAAGTGGTGTTGTTGGAAGAAGAAACTGCAACTCAGAAAGTAAGGACTGAAGCCAGAGCAACTCAGCAGTAAGATGAGCAAGACTTCTATATTCAGCCTCCGTGCTAGAACGTGATACTGTATGCTGTTTCTTAGAAGCCCACGACACCAAATTCTGACCAAAAAATACACAATACCCAGATGTAGATCGCCTGTCATCCAGATCtgatgcccaatcagcatcacaaaACCCAACAAGATCAAGGCAAGTGCTGGAGTGAAAGGTGAGACCATGATCCAAAGTGCCCCGAATATATCTAAGTATTTTTCTTAGAGCTTTCCAGTGAGATAGCAAGGGCGCCTGCATGAATTGAGACACCTTGTTAACAGCAAAAGATAACTCAGGACGAGTTATAGTAGCATACTGCAAGGCACCAACCAAACTCCTGTAAGTAGAGACATCATCAAAAATCTCACTGCCTTGAGCAGTTAACTTTTCTCCAGCTGTCAtaggagttggtaaaggattggCATGTTCCATTTTGGCCCGATGAAGTATATCAATGAGATATTTTCGCTGAGAGAGATGAATACCAGTAGGAGTCTTGAGGAGTTCAATGCCAAGGAAGTATTGAGCTTCTCCAAGATCTTTGAGAGAGAAGGCTGCATTAAGCTCAGCAACAATTATGTCAATCTCAGTAAAGGAACTTCCAAGAAGCaaaatatcatccacataaacaaGGATGAAAGTTGTATGAAATGGAGTAACACGAATGAACAGAGATTGGTCTGACTTGGCACCCGTGAATCCAAAGGTAAGCAATGTATGTTTGAGCCTATCAAACCAGGCCCTAGGTGCCTGTTTTAAACCATAAAGAGCCTTATGAAGTCTGCATACCCGTGATGGATAGTCCTTATCAATGAAGCCTGGTGGTTGCTTCATATATACCTCTTCCTTGAGCAATCCATTAAGGAATGCATTATTAACATCTAGTTGCCTTATTCTCCAGCCCTTAGATAGAGCAATAGTCAATAGAACTCGGATGGTTGTAGGCTTTACCACAGGGCTAAAGGTTTCTGTAAAATCAAATCCAAACTGCTGAGTGAAACCTTGAGCAACTAGGCGAGCTTTATGCTTCAGTATTGA
It includes:
- the LOC133824866 gene encoding ankyrin repeat-containing protein At5g02620-like; this encodes MASSQPSETISNFYETTCMDSELFLAAANGQLDVFTALDLVYILTPEKNTVLHVNIITSESTDISFAVGIVEMCPPLLQQTNARGETPLLLAARYGRHCIVEFLINRAKTLFEQDDLEKANAAVNNEVFKQIMRIPNQNKDTALHEAVRFNHLEVVRILTKEDPHFPYSTNEDGETPLYLAVEGGLGYLGLADEILQNCPSPATSGPKGRTVLHVAVTLCKEYD